The region AATCTATAGAGCAAACCATACTATAAAGCCTAAAAACACGGGTTAAAGTAAAATACGAAGCAGCGTCTTCGTTTCCTACGAGGACTAACTGACGCTCAGACGCGAATTTATCCATTGTATGCATACTCAGCGCCTCACGAAGCATCGCCAGTTCACCTGACCTGAGTCTCCTATTCAATTGAGATGAGTCGTCAACAGTGGTCAAAGGTGCTAATCGAAGTAGAAGCTGCCGCTGTCGGCGGTGATGGCTGGTATTCGTCGGTCTGTATCTCGCAGCCTCCAAGCCCAAATCCTGCTTCGGCTCCTCGAAGAACGTCTAGATGTGCTATCGCATTCCGTAAGAGCGAATCACCTATCGATCGGTGCGTCTATTTTTTGTAGCGAGGTGCTTACCCCAACTTCAGTCGATCACATCGATAGCCGCGTAATCTTGTCTGATAGCGGTGAATCAGATCGAACCGGTCGTGCAACGTCTTCGAGGCACTGGTGAGTGTGGTCTTCGGGATGGACCGTCGCTGTCGGCGGCGGACTGCCGCCGACGCGACAGTGCTGCCACTCATAACCGCTGTCCGGACGGGTGGACAGCTACCGGAAGAACCGGTCGTCGAGTGGCTGGTTCGCTGGAACAGCCCTGCGAACACCAAGCACTGTCCAAGCGGCCCGCAGCACCATCTCACAGAACTCCGTGAACGGCCCCTCCAGAGGCGGCGCCCCCGCGGCGGGGCGCCGCCACGTACCTCCAGTGAAGATACCGCCAGCTGTTCTGGAGCAGCAGGCTCACGACAAACATCACCAGCCGTAGACCAGCGTCCTGAGAACTGGTGAATGCGAGGCTCTGCTTGGCTAAGCGGTAACTCGACTCGACTCGATGCCGAAGCGTTTGCTGTAGTGCTCTCGTGCATCCCGCGGCGTGTCAATGAACGGCGCGTCAGCGGCGTAGCCGTGACGCGCCACCCCGTGCTCGTCGTATCGTCCCTGCTGGTAGACGCAGTCGATGAACACAGGGAACGTCACCTCGCCGGCGAGATCGTGTTCGATCTCGCGGCTCCAGCCTCTGTCCAGTTCCTCTTGAATCGCCTCTCCTCACTTGACGATCGGCATGACGTAGGCGTAGTTGTGCGCGTACAGCAGTCCGAGACAGGTGCTGTTGTAGAATCCGCGATCGAGGTAGACGGCCTTGACGCTGAGGTCAAGGCCGTCGAGGAGGTTGAGAAACTCGGCGAGGACATCGCTGGTGGTGTCGCCAGAGACAAGCTGGCGCACCGCCAGCGTGTACCGCTTATTTCGTACCCGCGCGTAGAGCGTCGCGTACGCGTGAAACGTCGTTATCCCCCGTTTCGCCTGCGATGAGTACAGCGCTTCTGTCTCGTCTTCGTCGCCATAGTAGGGATCGAGGTGGAGGTCTGTGCAGACCTCCACCGGTCGATCCGGCAGTGTCTCAAGCGTATCTCGTTGGAAGAGAGTGTCACCAACCGCCTCAACCGGATCAAGCTCGGACTGATCGGTGAGATGTCCCCGGACGGCGTTGGCATGCGGTGAGTCGTCGGTCGTTTCGCAGACGTGGTTGATCGAGGTCCCGCCGGCGCTGGCGCCGGCGAGGACCTCATACAGTTTCTCCGTGGTGACTTCGACGTTCTCGCCGAGACCTATCGCAAGTTCCTCGTCAAAGCTGTTGACGACAAAATTAAGCAGGTGCTCTTCCTCTATCTCGCTGTCTGCTTGGGTGGCTTCCACATTCCTCCCAAGCAGACGCTTCCTCTAACCCGATGTGATCGACTGAGGTTTCCGCGTGACGGTGTTGTGCCAGTGACAGCGACTTGAGCCTCGCTGAAAGAGCGCGTGCACGAGATAGTATCTATCATCTGCCCTCGCTACTACCTATTGTTACGCTCCCGCTTCCGCGTGCAAAGCTGAATCAACTTACTGCTTTTTATGCATATTTCTGCACTATGCCTGCAAGCACCCCAATACAACACACAAAGCATTTATAATACCAACCTCCACTTTGGAGTGCCCCTACCCATGTGGCAGGCTTGCCCTCTGGTACTGGAGTCATATTCCAGTGCTGTTGGCAGACTGCTGCGATGTAATCAATCAACAAGAGTCAAGATATGACAAACACAAATGAAAAGCTCCGCAGTCTGTTCCTTGCGGCGCTGATGGTGATCTCCGTATTCGGAGGTACCGTCGCGCTCTCGGGGAACGCTGCTGCGGCTAACGCTCCCGCTAGCTTACAGTTTAGTGCTAGTGGGAACGCCGATCTGAGCCTGACTGCAGGCCAGAGTAGTAGTACAGATATAACGTTCGACACAAACAACCTGAACGATAACAACTCAGGACAGACTGTCGAATTCGTTGTGAGCGCACAAGACGGTGTTGAGTTCTCAAACCTCAACAGTGTGAACACCAACAGTGTTTCCGTCAGCCAGAACGGACAGGTGAACAACGATGGTGACATCACCTTCTCGCTCCAGCCGAGTTCGTCGAATGTCGACGAAACGATCACAATCGATGGTGCGGTTGTCGAAGCCCCAACGTCGACAGGCAACTACAACCTCACGGTTAACGTGACCGATACGGGCGGGAACAACGCCGAGAACTCATTTGAGGATGCTTTCGTCGTTGGAACCGGCTCTGGTGACCAAGGCTTCCTCTCCGGCCGTATCTCAGACCAGAATAACAACGATGTTCCAAACGCGAACATCACCGCTGTTCGCACCAGTGACGGCCTGACATTCACCACTGATAGTAATTCCAACGGTGAGTACACTGTTGCTGTTGAGCCCGGTGACTACAATGTCACAGTTGAACGGCAAGGCTTCACTACCGCACAGGCCGCCAACCAGGCCGTTACTTCCAACCGAACAACGACTGCGAACTTGGTAATCACACGTAACATAAACGCTGATGATATATTCATCAATGAGAGTGACTCGGCGGCTATCGCGGATGACACAGACGAAGTGTCTTACACCGTCTTAGTTACCACCAACGACACAGAAAATGGGTCGTTCGTGCCGCTTGACGGCGTTGATATTGACGCCTCCTCGCCGTCGAGTAACGTGAACTTCACCAGCACCACTGAGACGACGAATGACAGTGGACTCGCTACGTTTACCGCCACAAGCGGCCAGGTGGGCGAGTTCAACATCACCTTCACCGATCAGGCAGGCAACACGGTGAACACTACGGCGACCTTCCGCGAGGCACGTGGTAACGCTAACATCCAGGGTGAGGTCACTGACAACGAGAGCAATATTGTTGAGGGCGCGACTGTCTATGCAGCCTACCCTGGCGAAAACCAAACTCTCGCTTACGCCCAGGAGCAGGCACCGTTCCTGGTCAGCCCTGTCAACTCCGAAGGCAAGTACTCGATTGAGGGGATCACAGCTTCAGAAGGTCCGGTTAACCTGTACGTGAAGGCAAACGGGTTCAACCGACTTAACGAAACCAGTTCGACTGGCAGCTACGTGGCGGCCAACGAAAGCCAGGATGTGGTTGCAAACGCAACCGAAAACCACGACTTCACTGTGTTCCCAGGTGGGCCGGCTCAAGAATTCCGCCTGAACGTCACCGTGAACGACGAGAAGTCGATCGAAGTGGCAGACGGTTCAACGGTGATCGCTGAGGTCACGGTTGAGTCTAGACCTGAAGCTTCGACCGAGGCTTTCCAGCCTGCTCCAAATCAAGAGGTAGATGTCTCGCTGACAAATAACCTCCCGCTGGAGCCGAACAACGCGACCGTGACGACTGGACCTGATGGAACGGAAACGGTCGAGTTCCAGGCAACCGAAAGCGGTACCACGAACGTTACCGCGGAAACGAACAACAGCGAGGATGACGTGTACAACACGACCGGAAGCCAGCAGGCGGAAGTGACTGTCTTCACGTCCGCTGAGCTGACTGGTGACGTTGTGAACGAAGACGAAGAGGAACTGGCACGGGGCCAGGCTACAGTTGAACTCTTCGAGTACAACGGCACCAGCCAAGAGTTCGAAAGTACCGGACGAACCTCCGAGATTGGAACCACCGGTTCGTACGTGTTCACAAACCTCCGCTCAGGTAACGTATACCAGGTCGTCGCTGAGACGGTTACTGGTCTGAGAGGTACAGCAACGACCGGACCAGCAACTGGCCCGGGAATTCCGGAAGGTACCACCACGAACGACATTGTTGTGGTGGGCGCCGAGCCGGGTCCGGCTGACTTCCAGGTCTCGGATCTTAACCCGCAGGATGTGACCGTTGCCCAGGGTGACACCATCACCGTGACGGCAAACATCACGAACGGCGGACTGGTTGAGGGTAATAAGACGGTTGAGTTCCGCGTCGGCGGTACGACGCTCAGGAGCCAGCCAGTTTCCCTCAACGCGTCAGAAACAACGCAAGTGAGATTCGAGAATATCAGTACGACGGATCTGTCACCGGGTAACTACACGCATGGCGTGTACACTGCCGATGACAGCCAGACTGCAACGCTAACTGTTGAAAGTGGACAGTCTCCGCCGATCGTTGACGAGTATAGAAATGCTAACGGAGTTGTTGATCAGGACGGAGTCCTTGATGCTCTTGTTGATTTCAACTCCGGTGAAATCACCAACGACCAAGTGCTAGACGTACTTGTTGCGTTCAATAGTTAACGAGGTAAATCAAACATGACAAACACAAGTAAGACCGTACAGGCGATTACGATGACGGCCCTGATGGTGCTGTCAGTCGTTGCGATCTCCGCACCGGCTGCTGCAGCCCCTGGGGCGTCACTCTCCGCCTCTACCGATGCTGGCACTGTCCAGCCTGGCGACACGTTCGAAGTAACGTATACACTCGAAAATACCGGAGATGATCCGGGTCCAGCCGGCGCCATCTCCCTTGATACCCCATCCGGTATCACTGCGGTTTCCGCAAGTGGTGATGGCCGACCGGCACTTGATGGAAGCCCACCATCCGTCATCTTCGGGCTTCTGGGGCCGGTTAACAGTGGTGACTCAGTTACGACAACTGTCACCTACGAAGTTGACGCTGGTGCCAGTGATGACGATTACACCGTTGATGCCAATGGTGAGCTTCGAGACAACTCAACGAGTGCCACTGACTCGGTGAGTACCACGGTTACCGTCTCGTCGGATACAAGCCCTGAACCGCCTGAAACCGGTTCGCGCGGTGCGGGTCCGTACGACACTTCGACCAGTGTCGGTGAGGTCGGAAACGGAGCAACAATCTTCCAGGGCGAGGATGACATCACGTTCGTCGGCGACAACGGCGACGAGATCTCGCCTGCCGCAATTGAGCGGACTGCCGGTGCGAACGAAGGCGTCCCGCTTCGCCTGCCAATCCCGCAAGATCAGGCGATCGGGAGTTACAGCAACGGCGCTGGCTTTACTGTTACCGTTCAGGAGCCAGAAATCAACACGTTCGAAATTCAGAACAACGATGGAGCGGATGTCAGCGGTGGCGTCCTAACGACTGACCAGACTGAAGCAGCTGCATTCGTCGAATACAACTTCGAGGATGCAGAAGACGTTGAACTGTCTGTTGAGGACGAGAACGGACTTGACGTTACGGATGAGATCGTCACCGGAGTCCAGACGCGTAACGGTGACGGCACCATCTCCTTCGACCCGTCCGCCGTCGACGCTGGTGACTACACGTTCACCATCTCTGGTGTCGAAGATCTCGACTTCGGTGATGCTAGCCAGTCGACAACTGTGACCATTACCTCGGAACGTACGGCCTCGCTGAATCTTGACAGTGAGGAAGTCGTTCAGGGTGAGAACCTCGGCTTCACGATCGAAGATAGCCCTGAAGGAAACTACCACGCAGTTGCTATTAGCAGTAATCAATTCCGCGATGGCGTTTCCGTTGACCAGGCAGCAGATATCTTCCGGAACGTCGGCGATGTTTCGGAATCTGGTGTTCTAGTTGAAAACGGAAACCCTGAAGCGATCTCGTCCACTGAGGCCGACGACGCGAATGCCGACATCAATGACGTTCAGTACGCGTATGCCATCGTTGAGATTGATGGCGGGGAAGGTGTCGGCAGCATCGAAACGCAGTACCTGGATTCAGCTAGTATTGACACTGAACTCTACCAAGCAAGCGGCACTACTGTCGACTACGCCCCGAATGGTGCACACATCGACGCCAACTTAGAAGATACCGATGTGTCTGTTGACGATGAGCCATCCTTCGAAGTGACTGAAGGAGAGATCTCTCTTGAGAGCCCAACCGGTGCGTATGTCGTTGGTTCTGAAGTTGATGTCAACGGTACCGCAAACGAAGGTGTTGACGATGTGGCCATCTACGCACGTGATAACAATGACTTCGAACTCGTCACCAGTGGTGAGTTCGACAACGGTGGCACCGTAATCAGCGTTGACAGTGACAATTCCTTCGACGTGGAGGATGTCACGCTTTCCGACGGTGAGACCGGTGGGAACGACATCCTGTCGCTCCCCGGTACCTACCGTCTTGGTGTCATTGACGCTACCGACGCTGACATTGATGGCGACGGTGAAGTCGACTCACGACTGAGTACTTCCGACTTCAACAGTGGCGTTAGCAGTACCTCGTCGATCCGTGTCACCGATACGGAACTGAACGGTACGTTCATCACCTACGATGGGGACATTGCCACCCAGGATAGCCAGATCGATGTCGAAGGTACGGCACCTGGTAAGAGCAACGTTGTCATCGCCTTTGTCGATGAGCGAGGCAACGCCCAGGCGCACGTGGTTTCCGTTGACAGTGACGGGACATTCGACGAGGAAGAACTCAATATCGGTACCCTGAGCGAAGGAACCGTCTCCGGTCACATCATCTCGTCGGGCCGAGATGGCCAATTCGGTGATAATAACTTCGATGAAGATGACTTTGCAGACCGGATCGAGAACACCTACGCAACGGGTTCGAGTTCCGGTAATCAGGTTCGAGATCGGATCGTCGCCAACAGCATTGACGATACGGCTAGCGATGACCTGATGGTCACGGAAACGTTCCGACTTGCAGACGGCCTTACGTCCATTGAAAGTATCAACAGTCCTGCTGAAGTTGGCGGGACCTTCGAAATCAATGGTACTAGCAACCGTGATCCTGAGGATACCACGATTACAGTTGAGCTGCTCGATGCTTCCGGTGAATCTGTCACTCTTGACAGCACGGAAGAATGGGGCACGGATGGCCAGTGGAACCTCTCTCTTGAAGTTCCTGAAGGCGTTGAGCCCGGTAACTACACCGTCGAATCCGATGATGGTGACAGTACCGACCGTGTGAGCGTCCAGATTGTTGAAGAGGGTTCCCTTGAGGAGCCGACTCCGACGCCGGCCGAGGAGCCGACTCCGACGCCGACCGAGGAGCCGACGGACGAGCCGACGGCAACGCCGACGCCTACGGAGCAGCCGACCACGGAGATGAGCACGCCGACTGACGAACCGACTACCACGTCCCAGGACGGTCCCGGCTTCACCGCTGTGATCGCACTGGTCGCGCTGGTCGCCGCGGCGCTGCTCGCAGTCCGCCGTAACAACTAACCGGAATAACTCCGGTCCTTAGAACTATATTTTTATTGGAACTTGGTTGCTTAGATACTTCTGTACGATTTACCTATACGGGTGTAAAGTCCTTTCCGCCAAAGAGTCGCCTAAAAGCTACACTGAACAAGCGTAATACCACGGCCTTCACAGTAGTTGCTGAATTGCCTCGTTTTGCGTCCGATTGAGGAAGACTACAGGGGGCTCTCTTGTATATATTCCGCCACTTTCTCCCTGAAATGGATGCCGTCTAGCGATATAGTATCGCTCAGACGGCTGGCGTGGATGTGTCGAGACCTTGCCAAACAGCACGTTGACGATCCAGACGTACCCGCCCGCGCCGGGAGTGGTCTGCAAAAGAGTTGACCCCTCTGGAAGCGTACAGCTCTCAATGAACACCAGTCAAAGCGGAGAGTTAGTGCGACATTTGTCGGAAACAGAACTCGAGGAGGCTATCGAAAATGCACAGTCGGCGGACGAGACCCGTCTCGTCAGGCGTTGTGTTTCATCAAGAATTTCTATCAGGGGGATACCCGCAAGCAGGCAGGGCGACGCGTCGGGGTCTCTCGATCCACGACGCGTCGATGGGCTCGCGTGTGGAATGATGGCGGTCCAGAGGGACTCCGCCCGAGCTTCGGCGGCGGCCGGCCGATGAAGCTCACCCCCGCCCAATTTGATGAATTCTGTGATATCCTCGAAGAGGGTCGACCTTGGACACCGCAAGCGATTCACGCCTTGATTGAAGATCGCTACGGCGTTACCTACCACCCGGCGCATCTCAGCCGGAAACTCCGTGCCGCAGGCATGAACTACGCGAAACCGCTCCCGATGGATCCGCGCAGTCCGGCCGACGCAGACGAGACTCTCGCCGAGCGCCTCGGTCAGGCGCTCGGCGAGGACGACCACGATACTGAGGAGGATGACCCCATCGTGTTGGGGTTTTTTCGATGAAGCGTGGCCCCAACCATTCGAGAATTCACAGCGACTCTGGTCGTTTGATCGGACGGTCACAATCGCAAAGCCGTTAGTGACGTTTCTGTGGCGGTCGATCGGCTTCTACGCGCTGACTGGCAAGAGTGTGATTACGTTCAAAAAGCGGTTGGTCAAAGAGACAATCGTCGAGGCGTTGGAGGAGATCCGCGAGCAGAATCCGCGGGGCCGGATTCTGCTCGTGGCCGATAACTACGGCTCTCACCACGCGAAACTCACACAGCAACGGGCCGCCGAACTCGGCATCGAGTTCCTCTTCATTCCGCCGTACGCTCTTGGGTAAGCGATTGTTGGTGGCGTCATAGCGCAGC is a window of Haloarcula pelagica DNA encoding:
- a CDS encoding carboxypeptidase regulatory-like domain-containing protein is translated as MTNTNEKLRSLFLAALMVISVFGGTVALSGNAAAANAPASLQFSASGNADLSLTAGQSSSTDITFDTNNLNDNNSGQTVEFVVSAQDGVEFSNLNSVNTNSVSVSQNGQVNNDGDITFSLQPSSSNVDETITIDGAVVEAPTSTGNYNLTVNVTDTGGNNAENSFEDAFVVGTGSGDQGFLSGRISDQNNNDVPNANITAVRTSDGLTFTTDSNSNGEYTVAVEPGDYNVTVERQGFTTAQAANQAVTSNRTTTANLVITRNINADDIFINESDSAAIADDTDEVSYTVLVTTNDTENGSFVPLDGVDIDASSPSSNVNFTSTTETTNDSGLATFTATSGQVGEFNITFTDQAGNTVNTTATFREARGNANIQGEVTDNESNIVEGATVYAAYPGENQTLAYAQEQAPFLVSPVNSEGKYSIEGITASEGPVNLYVKANGFNRLNETSSTGSYVAANESQDVVANATENHDFTVFPGGPAQEFRLNVTVNDEKSIEVADGSTVIAEVTVESRPEASTEAFQPAPNQEVDVSLTNNLPLEPNNATVTTGPDGTETVEFQATESGTTNVTAETNNSEDDVYNTTGSQQAEVTVFTSAELTGDVVNEDEEELARGQATVELFEYNGTSQEFESTGRTSEIGTTGSYVFTNLRSGNVYQVVAETVTGLRGTATTGPATGPGIPEGTTTNDIVVVGAEPGPADFQVSDLNPQDVTVAQGDTITVTANITNGGLVEGNKTVEFRVGGTTLRSQPVSLNASETTQVRFENISTTDLSPGNYTHGVYTADDSQTATLTVESGQSPPIVDEYRNANGVVDQDGVLDALVDFNSGEITNDQVLDVLVAFNS
- the csg gene encoding HVO_2072 family ArtA-dependent S-layer glycoprotein, giving the protein MTNTSKTVQAITMTALMVLSVVAISAPAAAAPGASLSASTDAGTVQPGDTFEVTYTLENTGDDPGPAGAISLDTPSGITAVSASGDGRPALDGSPPSVIFGLLGPVNSGDSVTTTVTYEVDAGASDDDYTVDANGELRDNSTSATDSVSTTVTVSSDTSPEPPETGSRGAGPYDTSTSVGEVGNGATIFQGEDDITFVGDNGDEISPAAIERTAGANEGVPLRLPIPQDQAIGSYSNGAGFTVTVQEPEINTFEIQNNDGADVSGGVLTTDQTEAAAFVEYNFEDAEDVELSVEDENGLDVTDEIVTGVQTRNGDGTISFDPSAVDAGDYTFTISGVEDLDFGDASQSTTVTITSERTASLNLDSEEVVQGENLGFTIEDSPEGNYHAVAISSNQFRDGVSVDQAADIFRNVGDVSESGVLVENGNPEAISSTEADDANADINDVQYAYAIVEIDGGEGVGSIETQYLDSASIDTELYQASGTTVDYAPNGAHIDANLEDTDVSVDDEPSFEVTEGEISLESPTGAYVVGSEVDVNGTANEGVDDVAIYARDNNDFELVTSGEFDNGGTVISVDSDNSFDVEDVTLSDGETGGNDILSLPGTYRLGVIDATDADIDGDGEVDSRLSTSDFNSGVSSTSSIRVTDTELNGTFITYDGDIATQDSQIDVEGTAPGKSNVVIAFVDERGNAQAHVVSVDSDGTFDEEELNIGTLSEGTVSGHIISSGRDGQFGDNNFDEDDFADRIENTYATGSSSGNQVRDRIVANSIDDTASDDLMVTETFRLADGLTSIESINSPAEVGGTFEINGTSNRDPEDTTITVELLDASGESVTLDSTEEWGTDGQWNLSLEVPEGVEPGNYTVESDDGDSTDRVSVQIVEEGSLEEPTPTPAEEPTPTPTEEPTDEPTATPTPTEQPTTEMSTPTDEPTTTSQDGPGFTAVIALVALVAAALLAVRRNN
- a CDS encoding helix-turn-helix domain-containing protein; its protein translation is MCFIKNFYQGDTRKQAGRRVGVSRSTTRRWARVWNDGGPEGLRPSFGGGRPMKLTPAQFDEFCDILEEGRPWTPQAIHALIEDRYGVTYHPAHLSRKLRAAGMNYAKPLPMDPRSPADADETLAERLGQALGEDDHDTEEDDPIVLGFFR
- a CDS encoding transposase — its product is MTFLWRSIGFYALTGKSVITFKKRLVKETIVEALEEIREQNPRGRILLVADNYGSHHAKLTQQRAAELGIEFLFIPPYALG